AAGATCCTCGCCGCCCGCCAGTACGGCTCCCTGCTTTACTACACCATGGAGTATCTGGACGGGAAGACCGTGCGCGATTACATGGTCAAGCGGGGCAAGCTCGGCCTCGGTTCGGCCGTGCGCATCCTGTCGCTCCTGTGCGACGCCCTGGAGCACGTGCACCAGGTTACCGTCCACCGCGATATCTCCCCCGAAAACATCATCCTCCTGCAGGATGGCACCATCAAGCTCCTCGATTTCGGTCTGGCCAAGCTTCAGGACCCCAGCGGGGCCCAGTTCACCCGCGTGGGCGCAACCCTCGGACGCATCCAGTACAACGCCCCCGAGCAATCCTTCAACGCATCGGAAGTGGATCAGCGCGCCGACATCTATTCCATCGGCATTATCTTTTTCGAGATGTTGAGCGGAAAAGTGCCCCGGGCCTTCGAACCCATCTGCGAACTCTGCCCCGAACTGCCCAAGGAGGCGGACCGCTTCTTCGAGCGGGCCCTCGCGCGCGATCCCAAAGACCGCATCGCCAATGCGGCCGAGTTCCGCGAGTGCATCAATACCCTCTATCAGATCAGCACCGGCGCCATAAAGCCCACCGAACAACCCAAAGCCGAAGGCGGTTTCTTCTCCCGGCTGTTGGGCGGCATTCTGGGAATATTCAAGCGCTGAACCGGGTGGCTCAGTAGCCCTCTTTGGATCCGTGATCGAAGTGGCGGTTGTCCTGAGGACCAAACCACCCCACCATCCAACGGCTGTTCTTCGCGCCGTAGATGTTGGTCTCCGGCGCCCATTCCCACTTCTCGCTCGTAATGTGACCATCCGCCCAGAGCACATTCGCCCGTCCATAATGCCGGAAATGCATCGAGGGTGACTGAAATCCCCAGGCCGCCGCGCCCCGAGGCTCGTCCGCCGACACGAAGTGGGGGGGCTCCACAAAGCTGTATTCGATCAGATAGCCGTTCTGGGGCATCGCCGCATCCGCAAACAATACCGTCTGGGCCGGGTGCTGGATCCGCGAATCCAGAAAGCCGTTCCTCGCCGCGCTCACCAGATCGTTCGTCACCGCGAGCGTGGAGCCGATATAGGCCATATTGTAGCCGTAACCGCCCGTGCCCGCCTCAAAAACATTCGGCTGATCGCTGTGCTGAGAGTATTCGAAGAATTCCGGGCACGTCTTCACCCGCGAATCCATCAGGTAGTCCGCCAGCGGTCCTTGCTCGGGAATGAATACCGAATTCTGGTTTGGTGTTTCACGCACACCGTGCCAGCGCTTGTAGCCGCCCGCGTGGTCGGGCGGCGCGCCCGGCAACATAAAATCAAACATATCTTCGGCGGCCGGAACGTTGCGTCCATCGTGCTCCGCCGCGTACATCGTCACCGCCAGATAGAGTTGGCGCAAATTGCTCGCACACTCCACCGCCCGAGCCTGAGTGCGGGCTCGGGACAACGCCGGAAGCAGCAGCGCGGCCAGCAATGCGATAATCGCAATAACGATCAGCAATTCCAGCAGGGTGAAGCCCCGTCTGGGGGACAAGTACTGAAATCGGGTAATGTTCATGGCTCCCATCCTCTCCAGGCCAGCAGCCCCGTCAACGCCAGAACAAGCAAGA
Above is a genomic segment from Candidatus Hydrogenedentota bacterium containing:
- a CDS encoding serine/threonine protein kinase yields the protein MSEQNKPDFQVPKPGGRSNLAKAIGGFEPGDIIAERYQVVRMLGKGGMGIVYLVNDLKRDRQIALKTLLPQYATNQQAVGRFVREVNAVRQLNHPGIVKILAARQYGSLLYYTMEYLDGKTVRDYMVKRGKLGLGSAVRILSLLCDALEHVHQVTVHRDISPENIILLQDGTIKLLDFGLAKLQDPSGAQFTRVGATLGRIQYNAPEQSFNASEVDQRADIYSIGIIFFEMLSGKVPRAFEPICELCPELPKEADRFFERALARDPKDRIANAAEFRECINTLYQISTGAIKPTEQPKAEGGFFSRLLGGILGIFKR
- a CDS encoding prepilin-type N-terminal cleavage/methylation domain-containing protein, giving the protein MNITRFQYLSPRRGFTLLELLIVIAIIALLAALLLPALSRARTQARAVECASNLRQLYLAVTMYAAEHDGRNVPAAEDMFDFMLPGAPPDHAGGYKRWHGVRETPNQNSVFIPEQGPLADYLMDSRVKTCPEFFEYSQHSDQPNVFEAGTGGYGYNMAYIGSTLAVTNDLVSAARNGFLDSRIQHPAQTVLFADAAMPQNGYLIEYSFVEPPHFVSADEPRGAAAWGFQSPSMHFRHYGRANVLWADGHITSEKWEWAPETNIYGAKNSRWMVGWFGPQDNRHFDHGSKEGY